A region from the Ptychodera flava strain L36383 chromosome 10, AS_Pfla_20210202, whole genome shotgun sequence genome encodes:
- the LOC139141420 gene encoding uncharacterized protein has translation MKLFALVVLVVLIQEISCHPMYGVGEDNQLYTRSVRNGSWKATGEKSCCVIASAQLPDGSLVGVGTDNRVYTKRTANVGNWEGPIPRTCCLLDIDVLEDGTFVGVNQNRRLVKRKSLTEGEWEIVENGCCVKNIAVMPDGSILGLRRKGNLGIREGVEGEWNFLKSRKPLMKAIAVEPSGVIYGVCEETCEMRVLGEDGEWDEEPIPNSECMIHIRSEENLAPPLNDKAAHRTSYLDLENTL, from the exons ATGAAGCTATTTGCTCTTGTAGTTCTTGTCGTTCTCATTCAAGAG ATATCTTGCCATCCAATGTATGGCGTTGGCGAAGACAACCAGCTTTACACTCGTAGCGTTAGGAACGGGTCTTGGAAAGCAACGGGCGAGAAAAGTTGCTGTGTTATTGCATCGGCCCAACTTCCGGATGGCTCCCTCGTTGGAGTTGGCACTGATAACAGAGTGTATACCAAGAGGACGGCAAACGTAGGAAACTGGGAAGGCCCCATCCCTCGGACCTGCTGTCTCCTAGACATAGACGTCTTAGAAGACGGCACTTTTGTCGGAGTCAACCAGAACAGAAGGCTGGTGAAACGCAAGTCCCTGACGGAAGGCGAATGGGAAATCGTGGAGAACGGCTGCTGCGTGAAGAACATAGCCGTGATGCCTGATGGGTCGATCCTCGGCCTGAGAAGGAAAGGAAACCTCGGCATCCGTGAGGGAGTGGAGGGCGAGTGGAACTTTTTGAAGTCGAGGAAACCACTGATGAAGGCCATCGCTGTCGAGCCTAGTGGCGTGATATACGGTGTGTGCGAAGAAACATGTGAGATGCGTGTTCTCGGTGAAGATGGAGAATGGGATGAGGAGCCTATCCCAAACAGTGAATGTATGATCCATATCAGATCTGAAGAAAATTTAG